The following proteins are encoded in a genomic region of Pseudobdellovibrionaceae bacterium:
- a CDS encoding protease-like activity factor CPAF: MFKIVSWFSIIVLGIAINSNVAFSQKLTKEQRLLDFHYLVSHIKSSYGPLEYKTKNRIVNINKLIKKFRKKVAKAKTNGEFYYTIREFTSSFRDGHFSTRIPTSYRASLPLRTEWVNGKILVQLALPVPGNIQLSPGDEILKFNNKPVKKVLRQLKKYIGSGSKQTETRWAAWLLTIRPGSLLPVPVNNKVILRVKLKSSGKIVNVNRKWKFSGEFLDENKKFGKKSKNLQNFSGNQSVVFNPIENLSISDSFDSLLKEDSFAEVTYACSPSTRIAIPADATVIMKEPFVAYYYPTKKGNVGYLRIPHYSFGEQSKQVFANYAYAVSELEKNTVALVIDQDHNCGGSVTFLGDMFGLFIDRPVNNALFRLVANKSVYISLKSYVERASPNVIGFSIWKHFLAQVKTAWLGNKYLTDKISLQKIYPNAEARYTKPITVLTDELSGSGGDAFPALMQGYNRATILGTKTSGLGGSVASIPNLPFSQISVRLTQTLFYHPNGQEIENNGVNPDVPYTITDKDFINKYLDYRTFYTQKTLDLL, encoded by the coding sequence ATGTTCAAAATAGTTTCTTGGTTTAGCATTATAGTATTAGGTATAGCTATTAATTCTAACGTAGCTTTTTCTCAAAAATTAACTAAAGAACAAAGGTTACTAGATTTTCATTATTTAGTTTCTCATATTAAATCCTCTTATGGACCTTTAGAGTATAAAACTAAAAATAGAATTGTTAATATAAACAAGCTTATTAAAAAATTTCGAAAAAAAGTAGCTAAAGCAAAAACTAATGGTGAGTTTTATTACACTATTAGAGAATTTACTTCTAGCTTTCGAGATGGTCACTTTTCTACTAGAATTCCTACATCATATAGAGCCAGCTTACCTTTGCGTACTGAGTGGGTAAACGGAAAAATTTTAGTACAATTGGCTCTTCCTGTACCTGGTAATATTCAGTTAAGCCCTGGTGATGAAATTTTAAAATTTAACAACAAGCCAGTAAAAAAGGTACTAAGACAATTAAAAAAATATATAGGTTCAGGTTCTAAACAAACAGAAACTCGTTGGGCAGCATGGTTGCTAACTATTAGACCAGGCTCTTTGTTACCAGTACCTGTTAATAATAAAGTAATATTGCGTGTAAAATTAAAATCCTCTGGAAAAATAGTAAATGTTAATAGAAAATGGAAATTTTCTGGAGAATTTTTAGATGAAAATAAAAAGTTTGGAAAAAAATCTAAAAATTTACAAAATTTTAGCGGTAATCAATCTGTAGTATTTAATCCCATTGAAAATTTATCTATATCAGATAGTTTCGATTCTTTACTAAAAGAAGACTCGTTTGCAGAAGTAACTTATGCATGTAGCCCTAGTACTCGTATTGCTATACCAGCAGATGCTACGGTAATTATGAAAGAGCCTTTTGTAGCTTATTATTACCCTACAAAAAAAGGAAATGTAGGCTATTTAAGAATCCCTCATTATTCCTTTGGAGAGCAGTCTAAACAGGTTTTTGCTAACTATGCTTATGCTGTTAGTGAACTAGAAAAAAACACAGTAGCCTTAGTTATTGACCAAGATCATAACTGTGGTGGAAGTGTAACCTTTTTAGGAGATATGTTTGGACTATTTATAGACAGACCTGTAAACAATGCTTTATTTCGATTAGTGGCTAATAAGAGCGTTTATATCTCTTTAAAAAGTTATGTAGAAAGAGCTAGCCCTAATGTAATAGGTTTCTCTATTTGGAAGCATTTTCTAGCTCAAGTAAAAACCGCTTGGTTAGGAAATAAGTATTTAACAGATAAAATTTCTTTACAAAAAATTTATCCAAATGCAGAAGCTAGATATACAAAACCTATTACTGTATTAACCGATGAACTTTCTGGTTCTGGAGGAGATGCTTTCCCAGCTTTAATGCAAGGTTATAATCGTGCAACGATTTTGGGAACAAAAACTTCTGGTTTAGGTGGTTCTGTAGCCTCTATTCCTAATTTACCTTTTTCTCAAATATCGGTAAGATTAACACAAACTTTATTTTATCACCCTAATGGACAAGAAATTGAAAATAATGGTGTAAATCCAGATGTACCTTATACTATAACAGACAAAGATTTTATTAATAAATATCTAGATTATAGAACTTTTTATACACAAAAAACATTAGATTTATTGTAA
- the smpB gene encoding SsrA-binding protein SmpB: MGIKIIVNNKKAFHNYHILEKYEAGLVLTGSEVKSLALGEVNLKDSYVVFKNNEAFLQKAHINVYKFSSYNNHEPERLRKLLLSRLELNKIQQTMKEKSLSCIPLKLYFSKSLIKLEIALAKGKKMHDKRADLKQKSLKREIDQHFKK, from the coding sequence ATGGGTATTAAGATTATTGTAAATAATAAAAAAGCTTTTCATAATTATCATATTTTAGAAAAATATGAAGCCGGTTTGGTTCTTACAGGCAGTGAAGTTAAATCTTTAGCATTAGGTGAGGTTAATTTAAAAGACTCTTATGTTGTTTTTAAAAATAACGAAGCTTTTTTACAAAAAGCGCATATTAATGTATATAAATTTAGTAGTTATAATAATCATGAGCCAGAGCGATTACGAAAATTATTATTAAGTCGATTAGAATTAAATAAAATTCAACAAACAATGAAAGAAAAATCTTTAAGTTGTATCCCTTTAAAACTCTATTTTTCTAAATCTTTAATAAAATTAGAAATTGCTTTAGCTAAAGGAAAAAAGATGCACGATAAAAGAGCCGATTTAAAACAAAAATCTTTAAAAAGAGAAATCGATCAGCATTTTAAAAAATAA
- a CDS encoding serine/threonine-protein phosphatase, with product MFTIQAWGKTDIGSVRKENQDAILIDKKLNLYAVADGMGGYKGGALASKIATEELYSFLDGNKTSLKESNISHYIQKAYSQANTSIYSTAQKKEGFTGMGTTMVSCLAFDNTFYIANVGDSRAYLFRDNLLWQITKDHSLAEESLRMGQSIDNINANIITRSVGYASEVIVDVIERPLQNGDYILLCSDGLNKMISDEELAELLKTRNNKTIAKDLVQLSNKRRSIDNVSVLWIEIKLNKS from the coding sequence ATGTTTACAATTCAAGCTTGGGGAAAAACCGATATAGGTTCTGTTCGTAAAGAAAATCAAGATGCTATTTTAATAGATAAGAAACTTAATTTGTATGCAGTGGCCGACGGAATGGGGGGGTATAAAGGAGGGGCTTTAGCCTCTAAAATAGCTACTGAAGAATTATATTCTTTTTTAGATGGTAATAAAACATCTTTAAAAGAATCTAATATTTCTCACTATATTCAAAAAGCCTATTCACAGGCCAATACATCAATTTATTCTACAGCTCAAAAAAAAGAAGGATTTACGGGTATGGGAACAACTATGGTAAGTTGCCTTGCTTTTGATAATACTTTTTATATTGCTAATGTGGGAGATTCTAGAGCCTATTTATTTAGAGATAATTTATTATGGCAAATAACTAAAGACCATTCCTTAGCAGAAGAAAGTTTAAGGATGGGGCAATCTATTGATAATATTAATGCTAACATTATTACTCGCAGTGTGGGCTATGCTTCTGAGGTTATAGTAGACGTTATTGAAAGACCTTTGCAAAATGGAGATTATATTTTGTTATGCTCTGATGGATTAAATAAAATGATTTCTGATGAAGAATTAGCAGAGTTATTAAAAACAAGAAACAATAAAACTATAGCCAAAGATTTAGTACAATTGTCTAACAAAAGAAGAAGTATTGATAATGTGTCTGTATTATGGATTGAAATAAAGCTTAATAAATCTTAA
- a CDS encoding peptidoglycan DD-metalloendopeptidase family protein codes for MENNKKFTLILTSNNSDKTRSWQLSSTLLQFLSLILGILVILLFSFFIDYFSLLIKTGNLKKLTIENRLLKKQMSQLNVEAKKIRNYLDRIQTYTKKLKLISNITDDKRVLELSLKDTKVFPDNNVLNKKDFLLSDNTRLFSDPLLEDKQLHLYEKLSEKLLDLNKKSALVENNALNIYENLWDKTEFLAATPNIAPVKGWQSSTFGYRRNPVTGRIALHKGLDFVAPPGTPVWASAEGIVSHVGYDLGYGKLVILDHGYGVKSYYAHNSQILTKLGAKVKRWDVISAVGNTGSSTGAHLHYEIRVKGIPVDPSNYILDNIY; via the coding sequence ATGGAAAATAACAAAAAATTTACACTAATTTTAACTAGTAATAACTCTGACAAAACACGCTCTTGGCAATTGTCTTCTACTTTATTACAATTTTTAAGTTTAATTTTAGGTATTCTTGTAATTTTATTATTTTCTTTTTTTATAGATTATTTTTCTTTATTAATTAAAACAGGTAATTTAAAAAAGCTAACAATAGAAAACCGATTATTAAAAAAACAGATGTCTCAACTAAATGTTGAAGCCAAAAAAATAAGAAATTATTTAGATAGAATACAAACTTATACAAAAAAACTAAAACTAATATCTAATATCACTGATGATAAAAGGGTTTTGGAGCTATCCTTAAAAGACACTAAAGTGTTTCCAGATAATAATGTACTCAATAAAAAAGATTTTTTGTTATCTGATAATACACGCTTATTTTCAGACCCATTATTAGAAGATAAACAATTACATTTATATGAAAAATTATCAGAAAAGTTACTGGATCTTAATAAAAAAAGCGCATTAGTAGAAAATAATGCTTTAAATATCTATGAAAACTTATGGGATAAAACAGAATTTTTAGCAGCTACTCCAAACATTGCTCCTGTAAAGGGATGGCAAAGTTCTACTTTTGGCTATAGAAGAAATCCAGTTACAGGAAGAATAGCATTGCACAAAGGTTTAGACTTTGTAGCTCCTCCTGGTACTCCTGTTTGGGCTTCGGCCGAAGGGATCGTTTCTCATGTGGGTTATGATTTAGGCTATGGTAAATTAGTAATTTTAGATCATGGTTATGGGGTAAAAAGCTATTATGCTCATAATTCGCAAATACTTACTAAATTAGGGGCTAAAGTTAAACGATGGGATGTTATATCCGCTGTGGGCAACACAGGCTCTTCCACAGGAGCTCATTTACATTATGAAATTAGAGTTAAAGGAATTCCTGTGGATCCTAGCAATTATATATTGGATAATATTTATTAA
- a CDS encoding rRNA pseudouridine synthase, which produces MTIKGICSRREADFCIQNAWVLVDGHIVNTLGTKVKDTVDVQLTPEGKAYIDKKISVILNKPIGYVSSQPEKNYSTASELLLPKNRYSRFEEGKALSKEDLSSLAPVGRLDIESKGLLVLSQDGRLTKSIIGPSASVEKEYLVRVEGEVTEEALDLLHKGLYLDGQPLKPVKIMEIEENLLKMVLIEGRKRQIRRMCELVKLQVTGLKRVRIGSLMLADLPEGQWRLLSHDEKLKFLK; this is translated from the coding sequence ATGACAATAAAAGGAATTTGTTCTAGGCGTGAAGCCGATTTTTGTATACAAAATGCATGGGTTTTAGTAGATGGCCATATTGTAAATACTTTGGGTACAAAAGTAAAAGATACTGTTGATGTACAGCTAACTCCTGAGGGAAAAGCCTATATTGATAAAAAAATTAGTGTAATTTTAAACAAGCCCATAGGTTATGTGTCTAGCCAACCAGAAAAAAATTATTCTACAGCTAGTGAATTGTTGTTACCAAAAAACCGTTATTCCCGATTCGAAGAAGGTAAGGCTTTAAGTAAAGAGGATTTATCTTCTTTGGCTCCTGTGGGTAGGTTAGATATTGAATCCAAAGGCTTGTTAGTTTTAAGCCAAGATGGAAGACTTACCAAAAGCATTATTGGGCCTTCTGCTTCGGTGGAAAAAGAATATTTAGTACGAGTCGAGGGCGAAGTCACTGAAGAGGCTTTAGACTTATTACATAAAGGTTTGTATTTAGATGGTCAGCCTTTAAAGCCGGTTAAAATTATGGAAATAGAAGAAAATTTATTAAAAATGGTTTTAATTGAAGGTCGTAAAAGACAAATACGACGAATGTGTGAGTTGGTAAAACTGCAAGTTACAGGGTTAAAACGGGTTAGAATTGGTAGTTTAATGTTAGCCGACCTACCAGAAGGGCAGTGGCGATTACTGTCCCATGACGAAAAGTTAAAATTTTTAAAGTAA
- the rsmA gene encoding ribosomal RNA small subunit methyltransferase A, protein MIKKQLLAKLQELSLQPKFSLGQNFLISQNVVELIISKINTILKQSSLIEIGPGLGALTNHLLNYDDYTVIELDRDLAKYWKSKEVKVIEADALQLDWKSLNIKGNAVLVSNLPYQISSRLFIDRSLGPLNIQHMLLMFQKEVAQRITASIDSKAYGILSVIGQLVWDINKLCDVSPQEFYPAPKVAGRVLYFSRKSLALEKAFFLFVKQAFSQRRKMLVKNLSSFLSVDEIVSITGSKTKRAENVSPEEFYSLYNLYKSSK, encoded by the coding sequence ATGATAAAAAAACAACTATTAGCTAAATTACAAGAATTATCTTTACAGCCTAAATTTAGCTTAGGACAAAATTTTTTAATTAGTCAAAATGTAGTAGAGTTAATTATTTCTAAAATAAATACTATATTAAAACAGTCTTCATTAATAGAAATTGGACCAGGTTTAGGGGCTTTAACTAATCATTTATTAAATTATGACGACTATACAGTAATCGAATTAGATCGTGATTTAGCTAAATATTGGAAATCTAAAGAAGTAAAAGTTATAGAAGCAGATGCTTTACAGTTAGATTGGAAGAGTTTAAATATAAAAGGCAATGCCGTTTTAGTGAGTAACTTACCTTATCAAATTTCTTCTAGATTATTTATTGATCGAAGTTTAGGACCTTTAAATATTCAACACATGTTGCTTATGTTTCAAAAAGAAGTGGCACAAAGAATTACAGCCTCTATAGACAGCAAAGCTTATGGAATACTTTCTGTAATTGGGCAATTAGTATGGGATATTAATAAATTGTGTGATGTGTCACCTCAAGAGTTTTATCCAGCTCCTAAGGTTGCGGGAAGAGTTTTGTATTTTTCTAGAAAGTCTTTAGCTTTAGAAAAAGCTTTTTTTCTATTTGTAAAGCAAGCCTTTTCGCAAAGAAGAAAAATGCTGGTAAAAAATCTTTCTTCTTTTTTGTCTGTAGATGAGATAGTATCTATTACAGGTAGTAAAACAAAAAGGGCAGAAAATGTTAGCCCCGAAGAGTTTTATTCTCTTTATAATTTGTATAAGTCTAGTAAGTAA
- a CDS encoding rRNA pseudouridine synthase, translating into MRKKTSIKTISTKKAFSKTVPAKTVSANTVSGTKKIAHSKKTDQLKLRALKKAKHIKPSAIDQTKKSIHQKMRLNQFIAQTTLLSRRKSEELIINKEIRINGKIITNLSTQVTPSQDKVFHKKVLLKLPRHNIYIMFYKPAQVLTSMSDGETKRAHVAQFFPQLKSRVFPVGRLDWSSEGLLLMTNDGEFSQKIIHPQFKVTKTYLIKIDKPISATHKAKLLNGIPSDIGRLKANHVHTVKQYSRNDKKTKYSWVQIQINEGKNRMLRRMLSKLGYRIQRLKRIAIGNLKLGKLPQGQFTYLTPQQVDKIFTPIKEVKKFNTDLTTKPVSKRRNLKNRPTREKRLGPIKESKKRTVTKSKVKIQKSRRNRK; encoded by the coding sequence ATGCGAAAAAAAACATCTATAAAAACAATATCTACAAAAAAGGCTTTTTCAAAAACAGTGCCTGCAAAAACAGTGTCTGCAAACACCGTGTCTGGTACTAAAAAAATTGCACATTCTAAAAAAACCGATCAACTAAAGCTGCGTGCATTAAAAAAAGCCAAACATATAAAACCTAGTGCTATAGATCAAACAAAAAAATCTATACATCAAAAAATGCGCTTAAATCAATTTATAGCACAAACCACCCTTTTAAGTCGTAGAAAATCAGAAGAATTAATTATTAATAAAGAAATCCGAATTAATGGAAAAATTATTACCAATTTATCTACACAAGTAACCCCCTCCCAAGATAAAGTTTTTCATAAAAAGGTTTTATTAAAACTGCCTCGGCATAATATTTATATTATGTTTTATAAACCAGCCCAAGTTTTAACTAGTATGAGTGATGGAGAAACCAAAAGAGCCCATGTGGCACAATTTTTTCCACAATTAAAAAGTCGAGTATTCCCTGTGGGCCGATTAGATTGGAGCTCTGAAGGGCTTTTACTTATGACCAATGATGGCGAATTTTCACAAAAAATTATTCACCCTCAATTTAAAGTTACTAAAACTTATTTAATAAAAATAGATAAACCCATAAGTGCTACTCATAAAGCAAAACTGCTAAACGGTATTCCCTCAGATATTGGTAGGTTAAAAGCTAATCATGTTCATACTGTAAAACAATACTCTAGAAATGATAAAAAAACTAAATATAGCTGGGTGCAAATTCAAATTAATGAGGGAAAAAATAGAATGCTGCGCCGAATGTTAAGCAAGCTAGGTTACCGCATACAACGCTTAAAAAGAATTGCTATTGGAAACTTAAAATTAGGAAAGCTTCCTCAGGGACAATTTACTTACCTAACCCCTCAACAAGTGGATAAAATATTTACACCTATAAAAGAGGTGAAAAAATTTAATACTGATTTAACAACTAAACCTGTATCTAAAAGAAGAAATCTTAAAAATAGACCCACTCGAGAAAAAAGACTAGGCCCTATTAAAGAGAGTAAAAAAAGAACCGTTACAAAAAGCAAAGTTAAAATACAAAAAAGTCGTCGAAATAGAAAATAG
- a CDS encoding ABC transporter ATP-binding protein — MPSKENTIVVKNLEVAFKTSENYIKAVNDVSFSIPEGKTMGMVGESGSGKSISALSIMGLIPSPPGEITNGEIFFKGENLLKKSEKEMRSIRGNKISMIFQEPMTSLNPVFTVGDQISESVILHQGLNKKEALEYSMDLMDQVGIPNPKQRVGSYPHEMSGGQRQRIMIAMAIASKPELLIADEPTTALDVTIQKQILDLLLNLKEKYNMSMLFITHDLGVIANIADSISVMHRGKIVEQGNTKDIFLNPQQNYTKGLLACRPTLEKTCRRLPTVEDFLNNVNSTQKVEEVQKPLQSKVFNKTLLEVNNLHKYFPLKKNIFGKPSSWVKAVDDISFKVSKNETLGLVGESGCGKTTLGRTILRLTEPTSGEILFYGKNITNLNKKEMRDMRKKIQIIFQDPYASLNPRMTIGSAIMEPMIIHDLGTRNERIKKTESLLERMNLPANVMNRYPHEFSGGQRQRICIARALAVQPEFIVCDESVSALDVSIQAQILNLLLDLQEELKLTYIFISHDLGVIKFISDNIAVMKNGKFVEYNTSEAIYKQPQQKYTQDLLSAIPKTL, encoded by the coding sequence ATGCCATCAAAAGAAAATACTATTGTTGTTAAAAATTTAGAAGTAGCATTTAAAACTAGTGAAAACTATATTAAGGCCGTAAATGATGTTTCCTTTTCTATTCCTGAAGGAAAAACCATGGGAATGGTTGGCGAATCGGGGTCTGGAAAAAGTATTTCTGCACTTAGTATTATGGGCCTTATCCCCTCTCCTCCAGGAGAAATTACCAATGGAGAAATTTTTTTTAAAGGAGAAAATCTTTTAAAAAAATCAGAAAAAGAAATGCGGTCTATTCGTGGTAATAAAATTTCTATGATTTTTCAAGAACCTATGACTAGTCTTAATCCTGTGTTTACTGTGGGCGATCAAATTTCTGAATCGGTTATTTTACACCAAGGGCTTAATAAAAAAGAGGCTTTAGAATACTCTATGGATTTAATGGACCAAGTAGGGATACCTAATCCTAAACAAAGAGTTGGTTCTTACCCTCACGAAATGAGTGGCGGACAAAGACAACGAATTATGATTGCCATGGCTATTGCTAGTAAACCAGAACTATTAATTGCCGATGAACCCACTACTGCCTTAGATGTTACAATTCAAAAACAAATTTTAGATTTACTATTAAATTTAAAAGAAAAATATAATATGAGTATGTTATTTATTACTCATGACTTGGGAGTTATTGCTAATATTGCTGATAGCATTAGTGTTATGCATCGTGGTAAAATCGTAGAACAAGGAAACACAAAAGATATTTTTTTAAACCCTCAACAAAATTATACTAAGGGTTTATTAGCTTGCCGACCTACCTTAGAAAAAACTTGTCGCCGACTGCCTACAGTGGAAGATTTTTTAAATAATGTTAATTCTACTCAAAAAGTAGAAGAGGTGCAAAAACCCTTACAATCAAAAGTGTTTAATAAAACGCTACTAGAAGTAAATAATTTGCATAAATATTTTCCGCTAAAAAAAAATATATTTGGAAAACCCTCTTCTTGGGTAAAAGCTGTAGATGATATTAGCTTTAAAGTTTCTAAAAATGAAACTTTAGGTTTAGTGGGAGAATCGGGTTGTGGAAAAACCACATTAGGAAGAACTATTTTACGATTAACTGAGCCAACTTCTGGAGAAATTTTATTTTACGGAAAAAATATTACTAACTTAAATAAAAAAGAAATGAGAGATATGAGAAAAAAAATTCAAATTATCTTTCAAGACCCTTATGCTTCATTAAACCCAAGAATGACTATTGGTTCTGCTATTATGGAACCTATGATTATTCATGATTTGGGTACCAGAAACGAAAGAATTAAAAAAACAGAATCTCTTTTAGAAAGAATGAATTTACCAGCCAATGTAATGAATCGCTACCCTCATGAATTTTCTGGAGGACAAAGACAAAGAATCTGCATTGCAAGAGCACTTGCTGTGCAACCAGAATTTATTGTTTGTGATGAGTCGGTTTCTGCCCTAGATGTATCCATACAAGCGCAAATTTTAAATTTATTGTTAGACTTACAAGAAGAACTAAAATTAACTTATATTTTTATCTCCCATGACCTTGGAGTAATTAAATTTATTTCTGATAATATTGCAGTTATGAAAAATGGTAAATTTGTAGAATATAATACTTCTGAAGCTATTTACAAACAACCTCAACAAAAATATACACAAGATTTATTATCTGCTATCCCTAAAACTCTTTAA
- the trxB gene encoding thioredoxin-disulfide reductase produces MSSDFSKTVHDVIIIGSGPAGYTAAIYAARANLKPLLFEGEESGGQLMTTTDVENFPGFPKGIMGPELMEAIGDQARRFGTQILSQNITKVDFSKSPFSVFVKDKEYKGNTVIISTGASAKYLGLESEKTFLGKGVSACATCDAAFFRDQVVCVIGGGDSAMEEAVFLTRFAKKVYLLNRSDKLRASKIMADRAKNNEKIEIIMNTTMTEVLGKDVVSSITIQNIKTKEKSNLVVDGVFLAIGHTPNTTIFKDQIKLDPVGYIITEPDSTKTSVKGVFACGDVQDTKYRQAITAAGTGCMSALESEKFLESKAK; encoded by the coding sequence ATGAGTTCTGATTTCAGTAAAACCGTTCATGATGTTATAATTATAGGTTCAGGCCCTGCTGGTTATACAGCCGCCATTTATGCTGCAAGAGCCAATTTAAAGCCTTTATTATTTGAAGGGGAAGAATCTGGAGGACAATTAATGACCACCACCGATGTGGAAAATTTTCCAGGGTTTCCTAAAGGCATTATGGGTCCCGAGTTAATGGAAGCTATTGGCGATCAAGCTCGTCGTTTTGGAACGCAAATTTTAAGTCAAAATATAACTAAAGTAGATTTTTCTAAAAGTCCTTTTTCTGTATTTGTAAAAGATAAAGAATATAAAGGAAACACGGTTATTATTTCCACAGGCGCTTCGGCCAAGTATTTGGGTTTAGAAAGTGAAAAAACCTTTTTAGGAAAAGGAGTTTCTGCTTGTGCCACTTGTGATGCTGCTTTTTTTAGAGACCAAGTGGTATGTGTTATTGGGGGAGGAGATTCTGCAATGGAAGAGGCAGTATTTTTAACTCGATTTGCTAAAAAAGTATATCTTCTTAATAGAAGTGATAAATTAAGAGCCTCTAAAATTATGGCAGATAGAGCTAAAAATAATGAAAAAATTGAAATTATTATGAACACTACCATGACCGAAGTTTTAGGAAAAGATGTGGTTAGTTCTATTACTATTCAAAATATTAAAACCAAAGAAAAAAGTAATTTAGTAGTAGATGGTGTATTTTTAGCCATTGGGCATACACCAAACACCACTATTTTTAAAGATCAAATTAAATTAGATCCAGTTGGTTATATTATTACCGAACCAGACAGCACTAAAACCTCTGTAAAAGGAGTTTTTGCTTGTGGAGATGTGCAAGACACTAAGTATAGACAAGCCATTACTGCCGCAGGTACAGGATGTATGTCTGCTTTAGAAAGCGAAAAATTTTTAGAATCTAAAGCAAAGTAA
- a CDS encoding glycine--tRNA ligase produces MKKNTLSDLSTLVSLCKQRGYIYPSSEIYGGLNSCWDYGPLGVNLKRNIKAAWWKEMTYREEVVGLDASILMHPQVWKASGHIDGFSDSLVDCKDCKNRFRLDHALLKDNKKTCPKCGSFSLTESRQFNLMFKTNMGPVEEEGSQVFLRPETAQGIFVNFDNVQKSTRKKLPFGIAQIGKSFRNEITPGNFIFRTREFEQMEMQYFVNPKEDERHFDFWKKERMEFCKNLGIKESHLRFTPHGQGELAHYAKAAFDIEYKFPFGWQEIEGIHNRSDFDLKQHQKFSGKKLEYFDDTTQEKFLPFVIETAIGCDRLCLAILCDAYTEEIKTLDNGKEDKRVYLNLHHSLAPYKLAILPLSKKEELTKIAKQLYADLSKKYPIDYDDRGSIGKRYRRQDEIGTPLCITVDFDSLEDSAITIRRLDTMEQTRVDLSQVMSYMDRLFAI; encoded by the coding sequence ATGAAGAAAAATACCTTATCTGATTTATCGACTTTAGTTTCTCTATGTAAGCAAAGAGGCTATATTTATCCAAGCAGTGAAATTTATGGAGGTTTAAATTCTTGTTGGGATTATGGCCCCTTAGGAGTAAATTTAAAAAGAAATATTAAAGCCGCTTGGTGGAAGGAAATGACTTATCGTGAAGAGGTAGTGGGGCTAGATGCATCGATTTTAATGCATCCTCAAGTTTGGAAAGCTTCTGGCCATATTGATGGATTTTCTGACTCTTTGGTAGATTGTAAAGATTGTAAAAATCGTTTTCGTTTAGACCATGCTTTATTAAAAGATAATAAAAAAACTTGCCCTAAATGTGGGTCTTTTTCTCTTACAGAGTCCAGACAATTTAATTTAATGTTTAAAACTAATATGGGGCCTGTGGAAGAAGAAGGGTCGCAAGTTTTTTTAAGACCAGAAACAGCACAGGGAATTTTTGTAAATTTTGATAATGTACAAAAATCCACTAGAAAAAAACTTCCTTTTGGAATTGCTCAAATTGGAAAATCTTTTCGTAATGAAATTACACCAGGAAATTTTATTTTTAGAACAAGAGAGTTTGAGCAAATGGAAATGCAGTACTTTGTAAATCCAAAAGAAGATGAAAGGCATTTTGATTTTTGGAAAAAAGAAAGAATGGAATTTTGCAAAAACTTAGGGATAAAAGAAAGTCATTTACGATTTACTCCTCATGGGCAAGGGGAACTAGCTCATTATGCAAAAGCGGCTTTCGATATTGAATATAAATTTCCTTTTGGTTGGCAAGAAATAGAAGGTATTCATAATCGTTCTGATTTTGATTTAAAACAACATCAAAAGTTTAGTGGTAAAAAATTAGAATACTTTGATGATACCACTCAAGAAAAATTTTTGCCTTTTGTTATAGAAACCGCCATTGGTTGTGACAGATTATGCTTAGCCATTTTATGTGATGCTTACACAGAAGAAATAAAAACACTAGATAATGGCAAAGAGGATAAGCGTGTATATTTAAATTTGCATCACTCCTTGGCTCCTTATAAATTAGCTATTTTACCTTTATCTAAAAAAGAAGAATTAACAAAAATAGCTAAACAGTTGTATGCCGACTTATCCAAAAAATACCCCATAGACTATGATGATAGAGGTAGCATTGGTAAACGCTACCGTAGGCAAGACGAAATAGGAACTCCATTATGTATTACTGTAGATTTTGATAGTTTAGAAGATTCTGCCATCACTATTAGACGCTTAGACACTATGGAGCAAACAAGAGTCGATTTAAGCCAAGTTATGAGCTATATGGACCGTCTTTTTGCTATATAG